In the Danio rerio strain Tuebingen ecotype United States chromosome 8, GRCz12tu, whole genome shotgun sequence genome, one interval contains:
- the LOC141375846 gene encoding E3 ubiquitin-protein ligase RBBP6-like isoform X2, with product MSCVHYRFQSRLTYDSLQFEGLNISAGELKRQIMRSKRLKFCQLKISNAQTDEEYTDDALIPKNTSVIIRRIPAAGLKSSNRRFVGHQAGRWREPSPRADPSLLSLEQLLKTENLAEAKASEEDKLKAVMYQSSLCYYSSRAAAPRRTSASGRAQGFPAASCWRWTTQTERES from the exons atgtcttgtgttcactacaggttccagagtcgactcacctacgactcgctccagtttgaaggcctcaacatcagcgcgggggagctgaagcggcagatcatgaggagcaagaggctgaagttctgccagctgaagatcagcaacgcccagactgatgaag aatacacagatgatgctctcatccctaaaaacacgtcggtcatcatcagacggatccctgcggcgggactgaagtcctcaaacagaagatttgttgg acatcaagctggacgctggcgtgaaccttcacctagagctgatccttcactcctctcactggagcagttgttgaag actgagaatctggctgaggcaaaggcgtcagaggaggacaagctgaaagcggtgatgtaccagtccagcctgtgctactactccagcag ggcagccgctccgcgccgcacaagcgcatccggaagagcacagggattccccgcagcttcctgttggaggtggacgacccagaccgaaagggagtcatga
- the LOC141375846 gene encoding E3 ubiquitin-protein ligase RBBP6-like isoform X1 yields MSCVHYRFQSRLTYDSLQFEGLNISAGELKRQIMRSKRLKFCQLKISNAQTDEEYTDDALIPKNTSVIIRRIPAAGLKSSNRRFVGHQAGRWREPSPRADPSLLSLEQLLKTENLAEAKASEEDKLKAVMYQSSLCYYSSSEAMRLLGIPGHHIRHCPTNVGSRSAPHKRIRKSTGIPRSFLLEVDDPDRKGVMIDGSGRYVIPIIDAEAYAAEKRKRPSFSCQTEPLPSSSSAGAASSVRDAGGKRSRSPSSPETRGDQKRPRR; encoded by the exons atgtcttgtgttcactacaggttccagagtcgactcacctacgactcgctccagtttgaaggcctcaacatcagcgcgggggagctgaagcggcagatcatgaggagcaagaggctgaagttctgccagctgaagatcagcaacgcccagactgatgaag aatacacagatgatgctctcatccctaaaaacacgtcggtcatcatcagacggatccctgcggcgggactgaagtcctcaaacagaagatttgttgg acatcaagctggacgctggcgtgaaccttcacctagagctgatccttcactcctctcactggagcagttgttgaag actgagaatctggctgaggcaaaggcgtcagaggaggacaagctgaaagcggtgatgtaccagtccagcctgtgctactactccagcag tgaggccatgaggctgcttgggatcccgggacaccacattaggcactgccccactaatgtg ggcagccgctccgcgccgcacaagcgcatccggaagagcacagggattccccgcagcttcctgttggaggtggacgacccagaccgaaagggagtcatgatagacggcagcggccgatacgtcattcccatcatagacgc tgaggcctatgctgctgagaagagaaagaggccgtccttctcctgccagaccgagcctttgccctcctcgtcctcagcaggtgcggcatcttcggtccgggacgccggagggaaacggtcccgctccccatcttcaccagagacgcgcggcgaccagaagagaccacgtcgctga
- the LOC141375846 gene encoding E3 ubiquitin-protein ligase RBBP6-like isoform X3, whose protein sequence is MYQSSLCYYSSSEAMRLLGIPGHHIRHCPTNVGSRSAPHKRIRKSTGIPRSFLLEVDDPDRKGVMIDGSGRYVIPIIDAEAYAAEKRKRPSFSCQTEPLPSSSSAGAASSVRDAGGKRSRSPSSPETRGDQKRPRR, encoded by the exons atgtaccagtccagcctgtgctactactccagcag tgaggccatgaggctgcttgggatcccgggacaccacattaggcactgccccactaatgtg ggcagccgctccgcgccgcacaagcgcatccggaagagcacagggattccccgcagcttcctgttggaggtggacgacccagaccgaaagggagtcatgatagacggcagcggccgatacgtcattcccatcatagacgc tgaggcctatgctgctgagaagagaaagaggccgtccttctcctgccagaccgagcctttgccctcctcgtcctcagcaggtgcggcatcttcggtccgggacgccggagggaaacggtcccgctccccatcttcaccagagacgcgcggcgaccagaagagaccacgtcgctga